Proteins encoded within one genomic window of Nitrospina gracilis 3/211:
- a CDS encoding formylglycine-generating enzyme family protein encodes MKFGVFKRALVAVWCVSAAWIAFHPGLVRAEDPLQPPAGMVYIPPGTYTMGLEGASNKYPHKVFVDGFFLDKFEVTQKEYVAIRGANPSKFEGENLPADQVTWLEASAYCKQVGKRLPTEAEWEKAARAGTQTAYYWGDEHSGEYAWFEDNSDETTHPVGQKKPNGFGLYDMSGNVWEWVSDWYDKTYYERSPPANPQGPETGTEKTLRGGSWYSGARHQMSATRFWSEPHLRNSNFGFRCAMDAPKTP; translated from the coding sequence ATGAAATTCGGAGTATTTAAGCGGGCCCTTGTGGCCGTGTGGTGTGTGTCGGCGGCATGGATCGCCTTTCATCCGGGGCTGGTCCGCGCGGAGGACCCACTGCAACCTCCGGCCGGCATGGTGTACATTCCTCCCGGAACGTACACCATGGGTCTGGAAGGAGCCAGCAACAAGTACCCTCACAAAGTGTTCGTGGATGGATTTTTCCTCGACAAATTCGAGGTGACACAAAAAGAGTACGTGGCCATCCGCGGGGCCAATCCCTCGAAGTTCGAGGGTGAAAACCTTCCCGCCGACCAGGTCACCTGGCTGGAAGCCAGCGCCTACTGCAAACAGGTGGGCAAACGCCTGCCCACCGAAGCGGAATGGGAAAAAGCCGCCCGCGCGGGAACGCAGACCGCGTATTACTGGGGCGACGAACACAGCGGCGAATACGCCTGGTTCGAGGACAACTCCGATGAGACCACGCACCCGGTCGGCCAGAAAAAGCCCAATGGGTTCGGTCTCTATGACATGTCCGGCAACGTCTGGGAGTGGGTGTCCGACTGGTACGACAAAACCTATTACGAACGCAGTCCCCCCGCCAACCCGCAGGGACCCGAGACCGGAACGGAAAAAACATTGCGTGGCGGATCGTGGTATTCCGGCGCGCGTCACCAGATGAGCGCCACGCGGTTCTGGTCGGAGCCACACCTGCGTAATTCCAATTTCGGATTCCGTTGTGCCATGGATGCCCCAAAAACGCCATAA
- a CDS encoding GGDEF domain-containing protein → MGTQSEQPSFKLRGGGTVTPEDVESLVALLRVFVEGTARGLPQDHDLHDKLDLLKNRLPPVAPGLNAPLQKEIEQGFDFLKMNTDLRLLERAGLVEIIRALARSLTSMFGKGSKLDQGLEKIIDELEEARELRHTLAIRDRMLDVTEQIQKRFGIVRQEVERLHQHCLTLQSRADTQGQVILDGLTRVLNRSAYDIKIEENLKAFHKTLEPFFLALFDIDDFLSIQNKYGAEAANNTLCSVAAVIRDGVRQSDFVYRYTQDRFAVLFHNSSYKNVRGAAERLRDRVETVRTHLMNDINDKFGNRVRVTVSAGLAQAKEGDTKTTLFKRAEGALERAKLQGKNRVASS, encoded by the coding sequence ATGGGAACTCAATCCGAACAGCCTTCTTTCAAACTGCGCGGTGGCGGCACCGTGACCCCGGAGGACGTCGAATCCCTTGTGGCCTTGTTGCGTGTGTTTGTGGAAGGAACGGCACGGGGCCTGCCTCAGGATCACGACCTGCACGATAAGCTGGACCTGCTGAAAAACCGGCTGCCGCCGGTGGCTCCGGGTCTCAATGCTCCGCTGCAAAAGGAGATCGAGCAGGGCTTTGATTTTTTAAAAATGAACACCGACTTGCGGCTGCTGGAGCGGGCGGGGCTGGTGGAGATCATCCGCGCCCTGGCCCGGTCTCTCACATCGATGTTCGGCAAGGGAAGCAAACTCGATCAGGGCCTGGAAAAAATCATCGATGAACTGGAAGAAGCGCGCGAACTGCGGCACACCCTGGCCATCCGCGACAGGATGCTGGATGTCACCGAACAGATTCAGAAACGGTTCGGTATCGTCCGGCAGGAGGTCGAACGTCTGCACCAGCATTGCCTGACCCTGCAGTCACGCGCCGACACGCAGGGACAGGTGATCTTGGACGGATTGACACGGGTCCTGAACCGGTCGGCCTACGACATCAAAATCGAAGAAAACCTGAAGGCCTTTCACAAAACCCTGGAACCGTTCTTCCTCGCGCTTTTCGACATCGATGATTTTCTATCGATACAGAACAAGTACGGGGCGGAAGCGGCGAACAACACATTGTGCAGTGTGGCGGCGGTGATCCGTGACGGAGTGCGGCAGTCGGATTTTGTGTACCGGTACACGCAGGACCGGTTTGCCGTCCTGTTCCACAATTCCTCGTACAAAAATGTGCGGGGTGCCGCCGAGCGTTTGCGAGACCGCGTCGAGACCGTGCGGACGCACCTGATGAACGACATCAACGACAAATTTGGAAACCGGGTGCGTGTGACTGTCAGTGCCGGACTTGCACAGGCTAAGGAAGGCGATACGAAAACAACATTGTTCAAACGGGCGGAAGGCGCGTTGGAACGGGCCAAGCTTCAGGGAAAAAACCGCGTTGCCAGCAGTTAA
- a CDS encoding carboxypeptidase-like regulatory domain-containing protein, which translates to MKTPRAINFLFLVPAITLAACSGEHSIEGTVVDYDTREPVSDVRVQTRQYGWKISRDSLVWDHPTVYDTRTDAQGRFRLDYEGTDSAKLQVTLEGYVPFTHWYESESTAFIKIKRKDPDRPPVKSGLMRIGVENHQPFGWSFNEGRRALDPEEADVFPMFGSRTDWNHIRLAVSGGGGLQFVSGPELEVESDFLVYTDRAPPEGYAENLSMDFDKPGGVYYVRTRDGRHYAKFEFDPTRLATEGGTTGYTQGNWALLLMYVYNPKGSRNLKYEK; encoded by the coding sequence ATGAAAACCCCACGCGCAATCAATTTTCTGTTTCTGGTTCCGGCTATTACTCTGGCCGCCTGTTCCGGCGAGCATAGCATCGAAGGCACGGTGGTCGATTACGATACCCGCGAGCCGGTATCCGATGTGCGGGTTCAGACTCGGCAGTACGGCTGGAAGATCAGCCGCGATAGCCTGGTGTGGGATCATCCCACGGTTTACGATACGCGGACCGACGCCCAGGGGAGGTTCCGACTGGATTACGAAGGCACGGACAGCGCCAAGCTTCAGGTCACCCTTGAGGGATACGTTCCCTTTACACACTGGTATGAAAGCGAATCGACCGCCTTCATCAAGATCAAACGGAAAGATCCCGACCGCCCCCCGGTGAAATCCGGTCTCATGCGGATCGGGGTGGAAAACCATCAGCCGTTCGGGTGGTCCTTCAATGAAGGACGACGCGCTTTGGATCCCGAAGAGGCGGATGTATTTCCGATGTTTGGATCGAGGACGGATTGGAACCACATCCGGCTGGCGGTATCCGGTGGGGGTGGGCTGCAGTTTGTCTCCGGCCCTGAACTGGAAGTGGAAAGCGATTTCCTGGTTTACACCGACCGGGCTCCGCCGGAAGGGTACGCTGAAAACCTGTCGATGGATTTCGACAAGCCCGGCGGCGTTTATTATGTGCGTACCCGTGATGGGCGGCACTATGCGAAGTTTGAATTCGATCCCACCCGGCTCGCTACGGAGGGGGGGACTACCGGCTACACGCAGGGCAACTGGGCTCTTCTTCTGATGTACGTTTACAACCCCAAAGGAAGCCGTAACCTGAAGTACGAGAAGTAA
- a CDS encoding ankyrin repeat domain-containing protein, producing MISRLFIRRPSRLIVLVLCFTLLACGPSSERKDSGIPPEAVKELIQYARAGNIAQMDMWVAGHGKDPDTLAVALLAAVESDARSAASWLVNRGAPATASDSTGFTALMHASLNGNAELATSLIKLGADPLARDHDGRTVLMSAVAGGNHHLVQTLFPLKVDPNHRDQFGFTPLMWAATMGDPAMVKLLLDNKAEVDLRDRNGYSALWLAAMRDQLEIVRLLLDHGAKTSVRNNDGFTLLMDAAVGGKMDILPVLLQHGANINATDSFGRTALIDTAYRGRQDMVHLLVEHGANVNLQDHDGLTALMAASLRGDAETVQTLLDKKADVHARDRFGRTALAGAVRGEHEPVVRLLVDYGADVNTRDEQGMTPLKIAASRGHLGLVRWLLDHGATPKFRKDEPFTPLNSAAFGGNLEIVKLFLSKGADVNQADSRGLTPLISAAFGNHGDTVRLLLNKGADVNQQANNGWTALMSAAFEGNREIVQLLLERGANPQARTQDGWTAAQSARLGGHAELEKLLAAG from the coding sequence ATGATATCCCGCCTCTTTATCCGACGCCCATCCCGGCTTATTGTTTTGGTCCTGTGTTTCACCTTGCTTGCCTGCGGACCTTCTTCGGAACGCAAGGACAGCGGAATCCCCCCCGAGGCCGTGAAGGAGTTGATCCAGTATGCTAGGGCAGGAAATATTGCCCAAATGGACATGTGGGTGGCCGGGCACGGCAAGGACCCCGATACACTGGCCGTGGCCCTTCTCGCAGCGGTGGAATCCGACGCGCGCAGTGCGGCTTCATGGCTGGTCAACCGCGGCGCTCCCGCTACGGCTTCCGATTCCACCGGCTTCACCGCTCTCATGCACGCCTCCCTGAATGGCAACGCCGAGCTGGCAACCTCCCTGATCAAACTGGGAGCCGATCCCCTTGCGCGGGATCATGACGGGCGCACGGTCTTGATGAGCGCGGTTGCCGGTGGCAATCACCACCTCGTGCAGACCCTTTTCCCCCTGAAAGTCGATCCAAACCACCGCGACCAGTTCGGCTTCACTCCCCTCATGTGGGCCGCCACCATGGGAGACCCGGCCATGGTGAAATTGTTGCTCGACAACAAGGCCGAGGTGGACCTTCGCGACCGCAACGGTTATTCGGCTTTATGGCTGGCCGCCATGCGCGATCAGTTGGAAATCGTGCGCCTGCTTCTGGACCACGGTGCGAAAACCAGCGTGCGAAACAACGACGGCTTCACCCTGCTTATGGACGCGGCGGTCGGTGGCAAGATGGACATCCTTCCCGTTCTTCTTCAACATGGCGCCAACATCAATGCCACAGACTCCTTCGGCCGCACCGCGCTCATCGACACCGCCTACCGCGGCCGTCAGGATATGGTTCACCTGCTTGTGGAGCACGGTGCGAATGTCAATCTGCAGGACCACGATGGATTGACCGCCTTGATGGCCGCGTCCCTTCGGGGCGACGCGGAAACGGTACAGACTTTACTGGACAAGAAAGCCGACGTGCACGCCAGGGACCGTTTCGGCAGGACTGCGCTGGCGGGCGCCGTGCGAGGGGAACACGAACCGGTGGTCCGCCTTCTCGTCGATTACGGGGCGGATGTGAACACACGTGACGAACAGGGGATGACGCCGCTCAAGATCGCCGCCTCACGCGGACACCTCGGGCTGGTGCGGTGGCTGCTGGACCACGGAGCCACGCCCAAGTTCCGGAAAGACGAACCGTTCACTCCCCTCAACAGTGCCGCATTCGGAGGAAACCTCGAGATCGTAAAACTCTTTCTCAGCAAGGGAGCCGACGTCAACCAGGCGGACAGCCGGGGCCTGACACCGCTGATCAGCGCCGCCTTCGGCAATCATGGAGACACAGTCCGCCTGTTGTTGAATAAGGGCGCGGACGTCAATCAACAAGCGAACAATGGCTGGACCGCTCTCATGAGTGCCGCGTTTGAGGGCAACCGCGAGATCGTGCAACTGCTTCTGGAACGAGGAGCCAATCCACAAGCGCGCACACAGGATGGATGGACCGCCGCCCAAAGCGCCCGTCTGGGCGGGCATGCCGAACTGGAAAAACTGCTGGCGGCAGGATAA